The following proteins are encoded in a genomic region of Gimesia algae:
- a CDS encoding DUF1501 domain-containing protein gives MNQPDLISRRSALQIGFLSGLGLSLPGFLKLSAANSDSEAPKKTKADAVLFLNLAGGVSHLDTLDRKPEAPTETQGEFKSIQTCLSGFNVCEHMPKYAAKADQFTLIRGISHSAGAHPQGQSWISTGNRPVPALIYPSLGSVVSKEISSKPDLPGYVAIPKTEWNAGYMGDAYAPFKTNTVPRPGQPFQVRGISLPEGLTLEKVNQRQQLLDKLNRRFKDEATESQLLEALDQFGLQAYNMITSKRARAAFDVEQESKPIRDLFTPDEFNQSVLLGCRLIEYGVPFVTVTYDGWDTHTENFAGHRRLLPALDGGITAGLEMLKQKGLLDRTLIVIMGEFGRTPKINVNAGRDHYPRVNWCLMTGAGIKPGQFIGGTTKAGDAPDESTEIKPDDIAATIYHSLGINPVMEYFTNTGRPTMLVPHGRIMHELFA, from the coding sequence ATGAATCAACCCGATTTAATCAGCAGACGCAGTGCCTTACAGATCGGTTTTCTGAGTGGGCTCGGATTATCTCTACCTGGATTCCTGAAGCTGTCTGCTGCCAATTCAGATTCAGAGGCTCCGAAGAAAACGAAAGCAGATGCGGTTTTGTTTCTGAATCTGGCGGGAGGCGTCTCGCATCTGGACACGCTGGACAGGAAACCTGAAGCGCCGACTGAGACTCAGGGAGAGTTTAAATCGATTCAGACGTGTCTTTCCGGATTTAATGTCTGTGAACACATGCCAAAGTATGCAGCAAAAGCGGATCAGTTTACATTAATTCGCGGCATCTCGCATTCGGCGGGTGCTCATCCTCAGGGACAGTCCTGGATTTCTACAGGGAATCGACCGGTGCCCGCGCTGATTTATCCCTCACTGGGTTCGGTAGTCAGTAAAGAAATTTCGAGTAAGCCCGATCTGCCGGGCTATGTCGCGATTCCCAAAACCGAGTGGAATGCCGGCTATATGGGGGATGCTTATGCGCCTTTCAAAACGAATACTGTGCCGCGACCAGGGCAGCCTTTTCAGGTGCGCGGGATTTCGCTGCCTGAAGGCCTCACACTGGAAAAGGTCAATCAGAGACAGCAGCTGCTCGATAAATTGAACCGGCGTTTTAAAGACGAAGCGACTGAGAGCCAGCTGCTGGAAGCGCTGGATCAGTTTGGCTTACAGGCATATAACATGATCACTTCGAAGCGGGCGCGGGCGGCGTTTGATGTGGAACAGGAATCAAAGCCGATTCGTGATCTGTTTACGCCTGATGAATTCAACCAGTCTGTCTTACTGGGATGTCGACTGATTGAATATGGTGTTCCCTTTGTCACGGTGACCTATGATGGGTGGGATACGCATACAGAAAACTTTGCCGGTCATCGTCGACTGCTGCCTGCATTGGATGGCGGTATCACGGCGGGGTTGGAAATGTTGAAGCAGAAAGGATTACTGGATCGTACTCTAATTGTGATTATGGGAGAGTTCGGCCGCACACCCAAAATCAACGTCAATGCAGGACGCGATCATTATCCGCGCGTGAACTGGTGCCTGATGACGGGGGCTGGAATCAAACCCGGTCAGTTCATCGGTGGTACGACCAAAGCGGGAGATGCGCCAGATGAGAGTACCGAGATCAAACCAGATGATATCGCCGCTACGATATATCACAGTCTGGGGATCAATCCCGTGATGGAATACTTTACTAATACTGGTCGCCCCACGATGCTGGTTCCCCACGGTCGAATTATGCACGAACTGTTTGCCTGA
- a CDS encoding DUF1549 domain-containing protein: MQVRWRSILILLVVVFAQPVFAAEVKAPVEAKTPEQLAVEGLRRFCTNLQTNKDGSVRLVRLSKPHVTLEALAQLEQFHQLDYLALVCPHIGDEALLHIRESTNLDTLMLSESAVGDSGLSCLQKLNKLERLYLDNTKVTDAGLQELSSLKQLKVLSLRNLNVTDQGMQALADLNNLEVLFLSGTKVSDTGLKLLAQLKQLKVLYLARTEVTGTELSSLNSLKSLEYLSLNRTKLEPVAVEALSSLIQLKGLEVQYTGLPSSSLQQLKKRLGKTNVFVGEKSVTSTAPALFAESDSTKMKAILPPIQERIAAGEKLIPDFQQHVIPLLGRLGCNSRNCHGSFQGRGGFQLSMFGYDFKQDHDNLLKRIDKEQPEKSLVLNKPTSEDEHEGGLRLPPGGWEQSLLREWIKAGAKSTTKTAPRFVRLDVTPQQVVFSEKGDTFSLNAIAVWSDGTREDVTCLTRFESKDDSVAEVTPEGTIHVKGPGDTYVISYYDNGIFSTQVILPVKKYEDNRYPDVPTPTKVDEHVVNKLRQLGIQPSVLCTDEEFLRRVSLDMTGTLPAPDEIREFLKDTTTEKRAQKIEELLERPAYVAWWSMKLSDLTGSNAGYLGATEMAQPVAGQWNAWIQRRVADNVGWDKIVSGIILGTSRLPGQTFEEFMAQQSEFTSIKDRADFTAMDNTMPHYWARGNMSVPSDKALAFGYTFLGMRLDCAQCHKHPFDEWSKQDFELFTEFFTRVKFGVPPDAAVLHEQTRNMLGVPVKLNTAALRRQSYLRIAAEGRSIPWREVYIEPAKTEKQVAKLLGGEEIDISESSDPRELLMQWMLNEPNHYFAKAFVNRIWAHYFNVGIINPPDDLNQANPPSNKALLDYLVNGFIKSGYDMKWLHRTIANSRTYQLSWRPHPTNRKDVRNFSHTVLRRLPAEVAIDAILQATASEKQLAKLATQTDRRKITQHPLSYQTRAIDFSLLVFGKPLRTTNCDCERQDEPTLLQSLYVRNDSEMLGHLTRSDSWLMELKGKSFTQAEQEKLVTEAYLRTLSRFPEKQELKESLQHLQKTEQIQEGLHDLMWVLLNTQEFITNH, translated from the coding sequence ATGCAGGTCCGATGGCGATCTATTCTGATCTTGCTTGTGGTGGTTTTCGCGCAGCCGGTTTTTGCAGCGGAGGTTAAGGCTCCCGTTGAAGCCAAAACTCCCGAACAGCTTGCAGTGGAAGGACTACGGCGATTCTGTACGAACCTGCAGACAAATAAAGATGGCAGCGTTCGTCTCGTCCGGTTAAGCAAACCGCATGTTACACTTGAAGCGTTGGCTCAACTGGAACAGTTCCACCAACTCGATTATCTTGCGCTGGTCTGCCCTCACATTGGTGATGAGGCACTCCTGCATATTCGAGAGTCGACCAACCTGGATACTCTGATGCTCTCCGAATCCGCGGTCGGTGATTCCGGATTGAGTTGTTTACAGAAACTCAACAAACTGGAGCGTCTGTATCTGGACAACACAAAAGTCACCGATGCTGGTCTGCAGGAGTTGTCTTCCCTGAAGCAACTCAAGGTGCTTTCCTTACGAAATTTGAATGTAACCGATCAGGGAATGCAGGCGCTGGCTGATCTGAATAATCTGGAAGTGTTGTTTCTGTCTGGAACGAAAGTCAGTGATACCGGTTTGAAACTGCTGGCGCAACTGAAACAACTGAAAGTTCTGTATCTTGCACGGACAGAAGTGACCGGAACTGAGTTATCATCGCTCAATTCATTAAAGAGCCTTGAGTATCTCTCGCTGAACAGAACGAAGTTAGAACCAGTTGCTGTGGAAGCATTATCCAGTCTGATTCAACTGAAAGGTCTGGAGGTCCAATATACGGGGTTACCTTCTTCCTCGTTACAACAACTCAAAAAGAGACTGGGAAAGACGAACGTTTTTGTTGGTGAGAAGTCAGTTACTTCAACAGCACCCGCTTTATTTGCTGAATCAGATTCAACCAAAATGAAGGCAATCCTGCCACCCATTCAGGAACGGATTGCAGCCGGTGAAAAACTCATACCTGATTTTCAACAGCATGTCATCCCTCTGTTAGGCAGGCTAGGGTGTAACAGCCGGAACTGCCATGGCTCATTTCAGGGACGTGGCGGGTTTCAGCTATCGATGTTTGGCTATGATTTCAAGCAGGATCATGACAACCTGCTGAAACGGATTGACAAAGAACAACCTGAAAAAAGTCTGGTGCTGAATAAACCAACTTCGGAAGACGAACATGAAGGAGGATTGAGACTGCCTCCCGGCGGCTGGGAGCAGAGTCTGTTACGTGAGTGGATTAAAGCAGGCGCAAAATCAACAACTAAAACAGCGCCCCGATTTGTTCGCCTGGATGTAACGCCGCAGCAGGTAGTCTTTTCTGAGAAGGGAGATACATTCTCCCTCAACGCAATCGCTGTCTGGTCGGACGGCACACGTGAAGACGTGACCTGCTTGACCCGATTTGAATCAAAAGATGACAGTGTCGCGGAAGTCACACCGGAGGGAACGATCCATGTCAAAGGTCCCGGAGATACTTATGTTATTTCCTATTATGACAACGGCATCTTTTCCACTCAGGTCATTCTGCCTGTTAAGAAGTATGAGGACAATCGATATCCCGATGTACCGACGCCGACCAAAGTCGATGAGCATGTGGTCAACAAGTTGCGTCAACTGGGAATCCAGCCATCAGTATTGTGCACGGATGAGGAATTTTTAAGACGCGTCAGCCTGGATATGACGGGTACGCTGCCTGCTCCTGACGAAATTCGGGAGTTTCTCAAAGATACTACTACGGAAAAACGGGCACAGAAAATTGAGGAACTGCTCGAGCGACCTGCGTATGTGGCCTGGTGGAGTATGAAGCTGTCCGATCTCACGGGGAGCAATGCCGGCTATTTAGGAGCGACAGAAATGGCGCAACCGGTTGCTGGTCAGTGGAATGCCTGGATTCAGAGACGTGTGGCAGACAATGTTGGCTGGGACAAAATCGTATCTGGTATTATTCTGGGAACCAGCCGTCTTCCAGGACAGACGTTTGAAGAATTCATGGCCCAGCAGAGTGAGTTTACCAGTATTAAAGACCGGGCCGACTTTACTGCGATGGATAACACCATGCCGCACTACTGGGCGCGGGGTAACATGTCTGTCCCTTCTGATAAAGCTCTGGCCTTTGGCTATACCTTTCTGGGAATGCGTCTGGATTGTGCGCAATGCCATAAACATCCTTTTGATGAATGGTCCAAGCAGGATTTTGAACTCTTTACGGAATTCTTTACCCGGGTCAAATTTGGAGTGCCTCCTGATGCTGCGGTTCTGCATGAACAGACCCGGAATATGCTGGGGGTTCCCGTGAAGTTGAATACGGCTGCGTTACGGAGGCAGAGTTATTTACGAATCGCAGCGGAAGGACGATCGATCCCCTGGCGTGAAGTTTATATCGAACCTGCCAAAACAGAAAAGCAGGTTGCCAAACTACTGGGGGGAGAGGAAATTGATATCAGTGAGAGCAGTGATCCACGAGAGTTGTTGATGCAGTGGATGCTGAACGAACCGAATCATTATTTTGCCAAAGCGTTCGTAAACCGGATCTGGGCTCACTATTTTAATGTGGGCATCATCAATCCACCGGATGATCTGAATCAAGCCAATCCACCCAGCAACAAGGCTCTGCTCGATTACCTGGTGAATGGGTTCATTAAGAGTGGATATGACATGAAGTGGCTGCATCGGACGATTGCCAACAGCCGTACCTATCAGCTCAGCTGGCGACCGCATCCGACAAATCGTAAGGATGTCCGTAATTTCAGTCACACGGTTTTGAGACGTTTACCAGCGGAAGTCGCCATTGATGCGATTCTGCAGGCCACTGCCAGTGAGAAACAGTTGGCAAAACTGGCGACTCAGACCGACCGCCGTAAAATTACACAGCATCCGCTTTCCTATCAGACCCGGGCGATTGATTTTTCTCTGCTGGTATTCGGAAAACCACTGCGGACGACGAACTGTGATTGCGAACGACAGGATGAACCCACGTTACTGCAGTCGCTTTATGTGCGGAATGATTCAGAAATGCTGGGCCACCTGACACGTTCGGACAGCTGGCTGATGGAATTGAAGGGGAAATCATTCACACAGGCGGAACAGGAAAAACTGGTGACCGAGGCGTACCTGCGGACACTTTCAAGATTTCCGGAAAAGCAGGAATTGAAAGAGAGTCTGCAGCATCTACAGAAAACGGAACAGATTCAGGAAGGTCTGCATGATCTGATGTGGGTTTTACTGAATACTCAGGAATTCATTACCAACCATTGA
- a CDS encoding 3-hydroxybutyrate dehydrogenase: MSKPRTALITGAASGIGAEIAQALFHEGCHVVIADRNEPGYLVDLLAEHQRTQFIPTDLSQQAACQSLVEQTLSEFGSIDILVNNAGFQHVAPLEEFPESTWENMLQVMLTAPFLLTRYVFPGMKQQGWGRIINMGSIHSQVASLNKAGYIAAKHGLVGLTKSTALEGGPFQITANVICPAYVRTPLVEQQIAAQARTLGISTEEVESQVFLKASATGKMIEPAEVAAMVLYLCSDQAKSITGACWTIDGGWTAQ, from the coding sequence ATGTCTAAACCTCGAACTGCTTTGATTACAGGAGCCGCGAGTGGCATTGGAGCTGAAATCGCCCAGGCACTGTTTCATGAAGGTTGTCATGTCGTGATCGCTGACCGGAACGAACCGGGCTATCTTGTGGACCTTTTAGCCGAGCATCAGCGTACACAGTTTATTCCCACTGATCTCTCCCAACAGGCCGCCTGTCAGTCTCTGGTCGAACAGACGTTAAGTGAGTTTGGATCAATTGACATTCTGGTCAATAATGCAGGTTTTCAGCATGTGGCACCGTTGGAAGAATTTCCGGAATCAACATGGGAAAACATGTTGCAGGTGATGCTGACAGCGCCGTTTCTGTTAACCAGGTATGTCTTTCCGGGCATGAAGCAGCAGGGCTGGGGGCGCATTATTAATATGGGGTCAATTCATTCCCAGGTAGCGTCGCTCAACAAAGCTGGTTATATCGCGGCGAAACATGGTCTGGTGGGACTGACAAAATCGACGGCTCTGGAAGGGGGACCATTTCAGATTACCGCGAATGTGATTTGCCCTGCCTATGTGAGGACGCCGCTGGTCGAACAGCAGATCGCTGCGCAGGCAAGGACGCTGGGGATCAGCACAGAAGAGGTCGAAAGCCAGGTCTTTTTGAAAGCATCTGCAACCGGAAAGATGATTGAGCCTGCGGAGGTCGCTGCGATGGTTCTTTATTTGTGTTCTGACCAGGCGAAGTCAATCACCGGCGCCTGTTGGACTATAGATGGGGGCTGGACAGCGCAATAA
- a CDS encoding 3-hydroxyacyl-CoA dehydrogenase family protein, whose product MQEIGILGAGLIGASWATFFAAQGLKVRIFDVDDTVKQQAWEQSVRNLQRLADLELLTREDAATAEGKLKVAASLAELLTDIEYVQESVIEDYAIKADVYRQFEQHAPERAILASSSSGLLMTRMQAVMQHPERALIAHPFNPPHLIPLVELVPGEQTAVETMETVKAFFLGLGKHPVVLNKEVPGHIANRLAAAVWRESLALLDAGVASVEDIDAALCQGPGLRWALMGQHLIYELGGGAGGYQKFIDTIGASFEAYWEDMECWSSIPESAKQKAVSGTQDYLNQKSPGEWAAWRDEKLARIQQILHEEP is encoded by the coding sequence TTCTGGGAGCAGGGCTCATCGGTGCCAGTTGGGCTACTTTTTTTGCCGCGCAGGGGCTGAAGGTCCGTATCTTTGATGTGGACGATACGGTCAAACAGCAGGCGTGGGAGCAGTCGGTCCGAAATCTTCAACGTCTGGCAGATCTGGAACTGCTGACTCGCGAGGATGCCGCAACAGCAGAGGGGAAGCTGAAGGTCGCTGCTTCACTGGCGGAACTGCTGACTGACATCGAATATGTGCAGGAGTCGGTGATCGAAGATTATGCAATCAAAGCAGACGTTTATCGGCAGTTCGAGCAGCATGCACCGGAAAGAGCAATTTTGGCCAGCAGTTCATCAGGACTGTTGATGACGCGGATGCAGGCGGTGATGCAGCATCCCGAGCGGGCACTGATTGCGCATCCCTTCAATCCGCCACATCTGATCCCCCTCGTGGAACTGGTTCCCGGTGAGCAGACCGCAGTTGAGACAATGGAAACAGTCAAAGCATTTTTTCTTGGACTGGGAAAACATCCGGTGGTCTTAAACAAGGAAGTACCCGGGCACATTGCCAATCGTCTGGCAGCGGCGGTCTGGAGGGAATCACTGGCATTGCTGGATGCGGGTGTGGCCAGTGTGGAAGATATTGATGCCGCACTCTGCCAGGGGCCAGGTCTGCGGTGGGCGCTGATGGGCCAGCATCTGATCTATGAACTCGGCGGCGGCGCAGGCGGCTATCAGAAATTTATCGATACGATCGGGGCTTCCTTTGAAGCATACTGGGAAGATATGGAATGCTGGTCGAGTATTCCTGAATCGGCAAAACAGAAGGCGGTCTCCGGAACACAAGATTATCTGAATCAGAAAAGCCCCGGGGAATGGGCCGCCTGGAGAGATGAGAAACTGGCCCGCATCCAACAGATTTTACATGAGGAACCCTGA